In Marixanthomonas ophiurae, one genomic interval encodes:
- a CDS encoding GlmU family protein: MNYILFDGTVRNQLLPFTFTRPVADIRIGILTIREKWEKLLGFTTTTVTEDYLSEKYPMVEMEQNIFINASFIPSENLVKTVKGLSENQAIFYNDEPVAFFTLEGQEVDFESYDIVQYSADDIFRIEHTWDIFSKNHEAIKHDFKLITKDRESQPIPEMTVTFNKEQIFIEEGAKLPLCSLNATEGPIYIGKDAEIMEGSMIRGPFALCDHATVKMNAKIYTGCTIGPHSKVGGELNNSVIMGYSNKGHDGFLGNAVIGEWCNLGADTNNSNLKNNYAEVRLWDYETEGFAKTGLQFCGLMMGDHSKCGINTMFNTGTVVGVSANIFGSGFPRNFVPSFSWGGSGGMTTYKTNKAFEVAKVVMARRKVEFLEADAKILEHVFEETAKWRRS; the protein is encoded by the coding sequence ATGAACTACATCCTTTTTGACGGCACGGTACGCAATCAATTACTTCCATTTACTTTTACCCGTCCGGTGGCAGACATACGCATCGGCATATTGACCATTCGTGAAAAATGGGAAAAACTCTTGGGCTTTACTACAACTACGGTAACGGAAGATTATCTATCAGAAAAGTATCCTATGGTTGAAATGGAGCAGAATATTTTCATCAATGCTTCTTTCATTCCTTCAGAAAATTTAGTGAAAACGGTGAAAGGTCTTTCTGAAAATCAGGCAATTTTTTATAATGATGAACCAGTTGCATTTTTTACTTTAGAAGGACAAGAAGTAGACTTTGAATCGTATGATATTGTTCAGTATAGTGCCGATGATATATTTCGGATAGAGCATACGTGGGATATCTTTTCGAAAAACCATGAAGCTATAAAACACGATTTCAAACTTATTACCAAAGACAGAGAGTCGCAGCCCATCCCGGAAATGACAGTTACTTTTAATAAAGAGCAAATTTTTATTGAAGAAGGGGCCAAACTTCCTTTATGTTCTTTAAATGCTACCGAAGGTCCTATTTATATTGGTAAAGATGCTGAAATTATGGAAGGTTCTATGATTCGTGGACCTTTTGCACTTTGCGATCATGCTACAGTGAAAATGAATGCTAAAATTTACACAGGTTGTACCATTGGTCCACATAGTAAAGTAGGCGGGGAGCTTAATAATTCCGTTATTATGGGGTATTCTAATAAAGGTCACGATGGCTTTTTAGGAAATGCCGTAATCGGAGAGTGGTGTAATCTAGGTGCTGATACAAACAACAGCAATTTAAAAAATAATTATGCTGAAGTCCGTTTATGGGATTACGAAACTGAAGGTTTTGCTAAAACGGGTCTACAGTTTTGTGGTTTAATGATGGGAGACCACAGCAAATGTGGTATTAATACTATGTTTAATACAGGAACAGTGGTTGGGGTGAGTGCTAATATCTTCGGAAGCGGATTTCCACGTAATTTTGTTCCAAGTTTTAGTTGGGGTGGAAGCGGCGGCATGACTACCTACAAAACCAATAAAGCGTTTGAAGTGGCCAAAGTGGTGATGGCAAGAAGAAAGGTTGAGTTTCTTGAAGCAGATGCCAAAATTTTAGAGCATGTTTTTGAAGAAACTGCTAAGTGGCGACGTAGCTAA
- a CDS encoding type B 50S ribosomal protein L31 — MKKGIHPENYRVVAFKDMSNDDVFLTKSTAETKETIEVDGAEYPLVKLEISRTSHPYYTGKAKLLDTAGRIDKFKNKYAKFKKSPKKEEAKDSE; from the coding sequence ATGAAAAAAGGTATCCATCCTGAAAATTATAGAGTAGTTGCTTTTAAAGATATGTCAAACGACGATGTTTTTTTAACTAAATCTACTGCAGAGACAAAAGAGACGATAGAGGTTGACGGTGCAGAATACCCATTGGTAAAACTGGAAATATCTAGAACTTCTCATCCTTACTACACAGGTAAAGCTAAATTACTTGATACTGCTGGACGTATTGATAAGTTTAAAAACAAATACGCAAAATTCAAAAAATCACCTAAAAAAGAGGAAGCTAAAGATAGCGAGTAA
- a CDS encoding DUF4199 domain-containing protein: protein MENQTASVKKIGLNYGLILALLTIGVSVIVYVLGMHLEQPWWQSVLNFIFMTVCIVYGLKAFKSGSGGFMSLGDALKTGLLISLIAGVIGSIFTYLFITVIEPDFIPQMLDATQEKMIEQNPNMTQEQMDMAMGMTEKFMSPWIMFAMGMIASLFFGFIISLISGLIMKQNRPTYE, encoded by the coding sequence ATGGAAAATCAAACCGCATCAGTTAAAAAAATTGGCCTTAATTATGGTCTTATTCTTGCCCTATTAACTATAGGTGTCTCTGTTATTGTTTATGTACTGGGGATGCATTTAGAACAGCCTTGGTGGCAATCTGTATTGAACTTTATATTTATGACAGTATGCATTGTATATGGTTTAAAAGCTTTTAAGAGTGGAAGTGGCGGATTTATGTCTCTTGGTGATGCTCTTAAAACAGGTCTTTTAATTTCACTTATTGCAGGAGTTATAGGCTCTATTTTCACCTATTTATTTATAACTGTTATCGAACCTGATTTTATTCCTCAAATGCTCGATGCTACCCAAGAAAAAATGATTGAGCAAAATCCTAATATGACTCAAGAACAAATGGACATGGCCATGGGAATGACAGAAAAGTTTATGAGTCCGTGGATTATGTTCGCAATGGGAATGATTGCTTCACTTTTCTTCGGATTTATCATTTCATTAATTTCAGGTTTAATAATGAAACAAAACCGCCCAACCTACGAATAA